TTAGATTTGGTTAAAGGAGTTTTTCAGAACCCGTACCCACATGTGGAACATCACACATCTCCATATATTATTTAAACCgggtggtttaaatgtttttccttgtGTGTAACTATAATCTTGTTAAAAGTCCTGTGAACAATTCTGCTTTTCGGACGTTTTATATAAACACAAGTCtgtgtttttggaaaatattgttccttttttttttctttcttctttgttaaaatataaaattcagGGTTCAGGGTTGTCAAACACATCTCAGTTCAGTGGCCACAtccagcccagtttgatcttaAGTCGGCCGGACCAGCAACATGAcataataacatataaataacaacaactccaattTTTCCCCttagttttagtgcaaaaaaaaaaaaagtacaatatgtaaatgtttaaattagatgaacttttttttcccacctcagTATTTTAAGAGGAACTTGAAatgtcttaagaaaaataagtgtaataatttgtgcacattgctgccatctgctgtttatttctgtgtctattgtgttatgttgtgttgtgtctgcaaGAAAAAGCTCTTCTCCATCTTTAAAATAGAAAGTGGTTgttatattgtgtatttatttcatttggtgCTTGTTCctaatgaagaaaataaagtgcACCAGCTGTAAAATCAGTTTGATTAAACCTCTAATTTAGacattacagtatattattatAAAAGCATGAACTTTTACGGGTTAAAACAGTGAAGATTTGTCAAGGAACAcactctcctccccctcctcgcTCCGCAGCATGTGCTCCGCCCTTCGCCGTCACGTCGTCTGGGAGTCCGACGGGCTGGTGGCCTACCTCCACCCCCGGCCCTGGACCCCGGCCACCGTGGTCCTGGAGAGCAGCCGCCCCGGCCAACCCGGAGGCAGCATCTTCCACCTGGAGGAGCCGGAGTACTTATCCTGGCTGCTGGGGGCCAGAGCCGTGGCAAAGCTGCTCTGTGACAGACTCCAGGTTCGGAGATGTGCGCTGGTCAGCAGACCCCACCGAGACCGACCCGCCCAGGTGagggtttctaaatgtttttcccGAGCTGTGCTGTGAAGTGAACCGCCTCTGAAGCGTCACTGTGGCCTCTGCAGATCCGTGTCCTCCCCCTACACGGCCTGGATGCAGAGTGGCGACCTCACGTGGCCGGAGAGGAGGAGCACAACGCCCACGACCCGGGGTACTCCACCTCCAAGACCGCCCCCCGATGGAGCGACTCCAGCTTGACCGAAGTCCAGACCAGGATCCGAGCCAAGCTCCCGTCGCCGGACGCCCCGGCCGACCTGACCTTCCTCGGGGACGACCCCGCTCACCCCGGCCTGTTCCCCCGCATCATCCGGGGGGAGGAGCAGCACTGGCGGGTGTGGGACGACGAAGGGCACGTGGCCTTCCTCACCCCCTTCCCCAACTCCCCCGGGTTCACCGTGCTGGTCCCCCGGCGACCTCTGACCTCGGACATATTCCGGCTGGAAAAGGGAGACTACGAGGGGCTGGCGCTCGCCGCCAGGAAGGTGTCGCGGCTCCTGGAGGAGGCGTTCGGCGCCTGGGGGGTGGCGCTTATCTTCGAGGGCTTCGAGATCGACTACGCTCACGCCAAGTTGATACCACTGGTCCGGTCGCCGGGGGCGGAAGACGACGCCGCCGCCAAACCGACGCCGCCCCCCCGGTTTTTCCCCGCGTACCCCGGATACGTGACCTCAGAGGACGGACCTGAAGCCAGCGCGGACGACCTGAGGGCGACGCACGATAAAATAACTCAGATCTGACTCTGTTACGTGAAGTTTGATCAGTTCTGATTTAtacatttgtgtaaaaatgttgcaaatttaactaatgtgcatgtttttctaTTTGAAATTGTACATTTTCTAACCAAGAACCACATTTTTCACTTAAATTTTgttacaaatgttttataagatgacaaaaaaatgtaagttttgattaaaataaagacacatatatataaattcttcatattttttaattttcatgttcACCAAAAGTGCCatacaaataatataaatatatatatatatatatttgtccgTTTGTGAACTCAGTTTAATCGTCTGCATTACATTGCATTTGCCGCTCTTTAATTACACAGCGTTGGGCATTTAGCTCGTTAACTTACATAATTGTCACGGTCACTCGTTGCTGCTGCTAATTGGTCCCTCTGTGTGTCCCTGATTATGAGGCTGAACTCATGTATTAAATGAACTAAGTGCTTAATCAGGGCTCTGCAGACCAGGCGCTGCCCCGGGCCGTCATTAAAACACGCTGATACTGATAATGAGACGGGTTTTCTGGCGCCAGTCGCCTTGagacaaaacacagaacagagaataatgttttaattatttacgtTTCTTGAAGTCTCGTCTATTTTAGATAACGACGTCTTTTGTTACCGACTACGCCTCCGTCCTGGGAGATTTGTAAGTGGAAGGTTTAAGTTTACAAAGAATTATAAGTAATTCTGCGTTTTTAAAGTTGTCATGTATATTTAGGGGCAACACATATATTCACTATggatttcaa
The nucleotide sequence above comes from Mugil cephalus isolate CIBA_MC_2020 chromosome 2, CIBA_Mcephalus_1.1, whole genome shotgun sequence. Encoded proteins:
- the LOC125003864 gene encoding uncharacterized protein LOC125003864 isoform X2, yielding MLFTKFSIRSMCSALRRHVVWESDGLVAYLHPRPWTPATVVLESSRPGQPGGSIFHLEEPEYLSWLLGARAVAKLLCDRLQVRRCALVSRPHRDRPAQIRVLPLHGLDAEWRPHVAGEEEHNAHDPGYSTSKTAPRWSDSSLTEVQTRIRAKLPSPDAPADLTFLGDDPAHPGLFPRIIRGEEQHWRVWDDEGHVAFLTPFPNSPGFTVLVPRRPLTSDIFRLEKGDYEGLALAARKVSRLLEEAFGAWGVALIFEGFEIDYAHAKLIPLVRSPGAEDDAAAKPTPPPRFFPAYPGYVTSEDGPEASADDLRATHDKITQI
- the LOC125003864 gene encoding uncharacterized protein LOC125003864 isoform X1 codes for the protein MWMRAASFTAFLSVCVYYSTFNNEPREAEEEGEDSMCSALRRHVVWESDGLVAYLHPRPWTPATVVLESSRPGQPGGSIFHLEEPEYLSWLLGARAVAKLLCDRLQVRRCALVSRPHRDRPAQIRVLPLHGLDAEWRPHVAGEEEHNAHDPGYSTSKTAPRWSDSSLTEVQTRIRAKLPSPDAPADLTFLGDDPAHPGLFPRIIRGEEQHWRVWDDEGHVAFLTPFPNSPGFTVLVPRRPLTSDIFRLEKGDYEGLALAARKVSRLLEEAFGAWGVALIFEGFEIDYAHAKLIPLVRSPGAEDDAAAKPTPPPRFFPAYPGYVTSEDGPEASADDLRATHDKITQI